A window of Triplophysa dalaica isolate WHDGS20190420 chromosome 7, ASM1584641v1, whole genome shotgun sequence contains these coding sequences:
- the atg4db gene encoding cysteine protease atg4da isoform X1, giving the protein MLTPSPVGQLGFRFSGCRGNSLQRVMDVSEDECNGDVDPTDDLSSFELVNLSNPGLLDLGDDVGVHVQESKEKTRLKTKLVSAWNNVKYGGWSLKTKPRLSKSSPLYLLGQSYQLSYSGERESSRQAFSSLLWMTYRKGFAPLDGSALTSDAGWGCMLRSAQMLLAQGLMQHVMPAGWTWPATHRWTKDDLEIVDPRVLHDSHRESNRDSGKPRRRSLDVMLDSESRDERDHRRLVTWFGDLPSAPFGLHRLVELGRASGKRAGDWYGPSIAAHMLQKAVKAFDVLNLAVYVAQDCTVYVEDVMDLCVSSRVDPSVGCRWKSLLLLVPVRLGGDVLNPVYVQCVKRLLMLRCCIGIIGGKPKHSLYFMGFQNDQLIYLDPHYCQTAVDIKQDNFPLESFHCKTVRKMPFNRMDPSCTLGFYARSREDFHKLCSEVKMALTSSSAEKYPIFTFMDGHAEVEREYTSDSISHVKTKDKMRRKQKKCTTEEFVLL; this is encoded by the exons A TGCTCACCCCATCTCCGGTTGGTCAGCTGGGATTCAGATTCTCTGGATGCCGTGGCAACAGCCTCCAGCGGGTCATGGATGTGAGTGAGGACGAGTGTAACGGTGATGTGGACCCTACAGATGATCTCTCGTCCTTTGAGCTGGTCAACCTGTCCAACCCGGGACTGCTGGATCTCGGCGATGACGTTGGTGTACACGTCCAGGAGTCGAAGGAGAAAACCAGACTCAAAACCAAACTGGTTTCAGCGTGGAATAATGTGAAATACGGAG GCTGGTCTTTAAAGACCAAACCTCGTCTGAGTAAGAGCAGTCCTCTGTATCTGCTGGGTCAGTCCTATCAGCTCAGCTACAGCG gagagcgagagagttcgAGACAGGCGTTTTCCTCCCTGCTGTGGATGACCTATCGGAAGGGTTTCGCACCCCTCGATGGCTCCGCCCTCACCTCGGATGCGGGGTGGGGCTGTATGCTTCGGAGCGCACAGATGCTGTTAGCTCAGGGATTGATGCAACATGTAATGCCTgcag GTTGGACGTGGCCCGCAACACATCGTTGGACCAAAGATGATTTGGAGATCGTGGATCCTCGTGTGCTGCATGATTCGCACAGGGAGAGTAACCGTGACTCGGGGAAACCTCGCAGACGCAGTTTGGACGTGATGTTAGACAGCGAGAGCCGTGATGAGAGAGATCACAGGAGGCTGGTGACCTGGTTTGGGGATCTGCCGTCCGCCCCGTTCGGTCTACACCGGCTGGTGGAGTTGGGAAGGGCCTCTGGGAAACGAGCCGGGGACTGGTATGGCCCGTCCATCGCGGCTCACATGCTGCA gaaGGCTGTGAAAGCGTTTGATGTGTTGAATCTGGCGGTGTATGTAGCGCAGGACTGCACAG tgtatGTTGAAGATGTGATGGATCTGTGCGTGTCGTCTCGTGTGGATCCGTCAGTGGGCTGCAGGTGGAAATCTCTCCTTCTTCTGGTGCCTGTGCGTCTCGGTGGAGATGTGTTGAACCCGGTGTACGTTCAGTGTGTCAAG AGATTGCTGATGCTCAGGTGCTGTATTGGGATCATCGGAGGGAAACCCAAGCACTCTTTATATTTCATGGGTTTCCAAA ATGATCAGCTGATCTATCTGGATCCTCATTACTGTCAAACTGCTGTCGACATCAAGCAAGACAACTTCCCTTTAGAG TCGTTTCACTGTAAAACAGTAAGGAAAATGCCATTTAATCGGATGGACCCCAGCTGTACTCTGGGCTTCTACGCAAGGAGCAGAGAAGATTTCCACAAGCTGTGCTCGGAAGTCAAAATG GCTCTGACATCATCATCAGCGGAGAAGTATCCCATCTTCACATTCATGGACGGTCATGCTGAGGTGGAGAGGGAGTATACCTCTGATTCAATCTCTCACGTAAAGACCAAAGACAAAATGAGGCGCAAACAAAAGAAATGCACCACAGAGGAGTTTGTACTCTTGTGA
- the atg4db gene encoding cysteine protease atg4da isoform X2, producing the protein MLTPSPVGQLGFRFSGCRGNSLQRVMDVSEDECNGDVDPTDDLSSFELVNLSNPGLLDLGDDVGVHVQESKEKTRLKTKLVSAWNNVKYGGWSLKTKPRLSKSSPLYLLGQSYQLSYSGERESSRQAFSSLLWMTYRKGFAPLDGSALTSDAGWGCMLRSAQMLLAQGLMQHVMPAGWTWPATHRWTKDDLEIVDPRVLHDSHRESNRDSGKPRRRSLDVMLDSESRDERDHRRLVTWFGDLPSAPFGLHRLVELGRASGKRAGDWKAVKAFDVLNLAVYVAQDCTVYVEDVMDLCVSSRVDPSVGCRWKSLLLLVPVRLGGDVLNPVYVQCVKRLLMLRCCIGIIGGKPKHSLYFMGFQNDQLIYLDPHYCQTAVDIKQDNFPLESFHCKTVRKMPFNRMDPSCTLGFYARSREDFHKLCSEVKMALTSSSAEKYPIFTFMDGHAEVEREYTSDSISHVKTKDKMRRKQKKCTTEEFVLL; encoded by the exons A TGCTCACCCCATCTCCGGTTGGTCAGCTGGGATTCAGATTCTCTGGATGCCGTGGCAACAGCCTCCAGCGGGTCATGGATGTGAGTGAGGACGAGTGTAACGGTGATGTGGACCCTACAGATGATCTCTCGTCCTTTGAGCTGGTCAACCTGTCCAACCCGGGACTGCTGGATCTCGGCGATGACGTTGGTGTACACGTCCAGGAGTCGAAGGAGAAAACCAGACTCAAAACCAAACTGGTTTCAGCGTGGAATAATGTGAAATACGGAG GCTGGTCTTTAAAGACCAAACCTCGTCTGAGTAAGAGCAGTCCTCTGTATCTGCTGGGTCAGTCCTATCAGCTCAGCTACAGCG gagagcgagagagttcgAGACAGGCGTTTTCCTCCCTGCTGTGGATGACCTATCGGAAGGGTTTCGCACCCCTCGATGGCTCCGCCCTCACCTCGGATGCGGGGTGGGGCTGTATGCTTCGGAGCGCACAGATGCTGTTAGCTCAGGGATTGATGCAACATGTAATGCCTgcag GTTGGACGTGGCCCGCAACACATCGTTGGACCAAAGATGATTTGGAGATCGTGGATCCTCGTGTGCTGCATGATTCGCACAGGGAGAGTAACCGTGACTCGGGGAAACCTCGCAGACGCAGTTTGGACGTGATGTTAGACAGCGAGAGCCGTGATGAGAGAGATCACAGGAGGCTGGTGACCTGGTTTGGGGATCTGCCGTCCGCCCCGTTCGGTCTACACCGGCTGGTGGAGTTGGGAAGGGCCTCTGGGAAACGAGCCGGGGACTG gaaGGCTGTGAAAGCGTTTGATGTGTTGAATCTGGCGGTGTATGTAGCGCAGGACTGCACAG tgtatGTTGAAGATGTGATGGATCTGTGCGTGTCGTCTCGTGTGGATCCGTCAGTGGGCTGCAGGTGGAAATCTCTCCTTCTTCTGGTGCCTGTGCGTCTCGGTGGAGATGTGTTGAACCCGGTGTACGTTCAGTGTGTCAAG AGATTGCTGATGCTCAGGTGCTGTATTGGGATCATCGGAGGGAAACCCAAGCACTCTTTATATTTCATGGGTTTCCAAA ATGATCAGCTGATCTATCTGGATCCTCATTACTGTCAAACTGCTGTCGACATCAAGCAAGACAACTTCCCTTTAGAG TCGTTTCACTGTAAAACAGTAAGGAAAATGCCATTTAATCGGATGGACCCCAGCTGTACTCTGGGCTTCTACGCAAGGAGCAGAGAAGATTTCCACAAGCTGTGCTCGGAAGTCAAAATG GCTCTGACATCATCATCAGCGGAGAAGTATCCCATCTTCACATTCATGGACGGTCATGCTGAGGTGGAGAGGGAGTATACCTCTGATTCAATCTCTCACGTAAAGACCAAAGACAAAATGAGGCGCAAACAAAAGAAATGCACCACAGAGGAGTTTGTACTCTTGTGA
- the LOC130425748 gene encoding LOW QUALITY PROTEIN: uncharacterized protein LOC130425748 (The sequence of the model RefSeq protein was modified relative to this genomic sequence to represent the inferred CDS: substituted 2 bases at 2 genomic stop codons), which translates to MDKNLQADVHPALLGAHATTANKLALAVFLESPECLWDLKEPLNGLAKNPLIFDMXLNNQTWNSSWPEDLDQLEETCHLVMIAEHFDXSLFLMRAFLGLERDDLTYLQLKPRASNSLMEIDEIMKAKLRSWNTLDTLLYDFFLQLFWEKEHQLGQERSNTVVVKLRTSMENIQQKCVSRVAVPPAELEDLVRPWQPESVTIVRYEVRGNLSMEGFCVRMMLPELQYHSHLYFKQYGRYTSKLLID; encoded by the exons ATGGACAAGAATCTGCAG GCAGATGTGCACCCAGCATTACTCGGTGCACACGCAACCACCGCTAACAAATTGGCACTTGCTGTGTTTCTGGAGTCTCCGGAGTGCCTCTGGGACCTAAAAGAACCTTTGAATGGTCTGGCCAAGAACCCATTGATCTTCGACATGTGACTGAACAACCAGACGTGGAACTCTTCCTGGCCTGAAGATCTGGATCAGCTGGAGGAGACGTGTCATCTGGTGATGATTGCCGAACACTTCGATTAGTCTCTGTTCCTGATGAGGGCTTTCCTAGGACTGGAGCGTGATGATTTAACTTACCTCCAACTGAAGCCTCGAGCGAGCAACAGCTTGATGGAGATAGACGAGATCATGAAGGCAAAACTGCGATCGTGGAACACGCTGGACACTCTGCTGTACGACTTCTTTCTGCAGCTGTTCTGGGAGAAGGAGCATCAGCTCGGACAGGAGAGGTCAAACACGGTGGTGGTTAAGCTCAGGACCTCTATGGAGAACATACAACAGAAATGTGTGTCTAGGGTCGCAGTGCCACCTGCAGAACTGGAGGACTTGGTGCGTCCGTGGCAACCTGAATCAGTCACTATAGTCAGATACGAGGTGAGAGGAAACCTGTCAATGGAGGGATTCTGTGTGAGAATGATGCTGCCTGAGCTTCAGTATCACTCACACTTGTACTTCAAACAGTACGGTCGATATACATCCAAACTCTTAATAGACTGA
- the LOC130425749 gene encoding germ cell nuclear acidic protein-like → MAVCKVRGNEFVILCAFTFITLIHCRSLPPLSGTQTTSDEGDKMLSDMSDQAGLDEQIADFADPIDDDTIFDVSSDGDETLSDESDQEGLDDSIHDNSLSALPRSAVERSSDDETLSDESDQEGLDDHIDDDVLSDETSDGEETLSDESDQEGLDDHIDDDVLSDETSDGEETLSDESDQEGLDDHIDDDVLSDVTSDGEETLSDESDQEVLDDHIDDDVLSDETLSDESDQEGLDDHIDDDVLSALPRSAVETSSDDETLSDESDQEELDDALGQLESSSEGPWDAMSPKLRCGGDLMNLQLFGSDVDQVELCRGDSAPVPLGRLPPNCGRTSATHGGLVFATPYDGCGVAQQGGNYVMQMLWQGKPVVISCPMT, encoded by the exons ATGGCTGTTTGTAAAGTCCGAGGAAATGAATTTGTTATTCTATGTGCGTTTACATTCATTACTTTAATACACTGCAGAAGTTTGCCACCTTTGTCTGGGACGCAAACAACTAGCGATGAAGGGGATAAAATGTTATCTGATATGTCCGATCAAGCGGGACTTGATGAACAAATAGCTGATTTTGCCGACCCCATTGATGACGACACCATCTTCG atgtaagtAGCGATGGAGATGAAACATTGTCTGATGAGTCCGATCAAGAGGGATTAGATGACTCCATACATGACAATTCCCTCTCAG CTCTGCCGAGAAGCGCTGTAGAAAGATCTAGTGATGATGAAACGTTATCTGATGAGTCCGATCAAGAGGGATTGGACGACCACATAGATGACGATGTCCTCTCAG ATGAAACTAGTGATGGAGAGGAAACGCTATCTGATGAGTCCGATCAAGAGGGATTGGACGACCACATAGATGACGATGTCCTCTCAG ATGAAACTAGTGATGGAGAAGAAACGCTATCTGATGAGTCCGATCAAGAGGGATTGGACGACCACATAGATGACGATGTCCTCTCAG atgtaactAGTGACGGAGAGGAAACTCTATCTGATGAGTCAGATCAAGAGGTATTGGACGACCACATAGATGACGATGTCCTCTCGG ATGAAACGTTATCTGATGAGTCGGATCAAGAGGGATTGGATGACCACATAGATGACGATGTCCTCTCAG CTCTGCCGAGAAGCGCTGTAGAAACATCTAGCGATGATGAAACTTTATCTGATGAGTCAGATCAAGAGGAACTTGACGATGCCTTAG GACAATTAGAAAGCTCATCTGAAGGACCCTGGGATGCAATGTCTCCAAAGCTGAGGTGTGGTGGTGATTTAATGAATTTGCAACTCTTTGGTTCAGATGTGGACCAAGTGGAGCTTTGTCGAG GTGATTCTGCACCTGTCCCTCTTGGCCGTTTGCCACCTAACTGTGGACGCACTTCAGCCACTCATGGAGGTCTTGTTTTTGCCACACCCTATGATGGATGTGGTGTTGCACAACAG ggaGGGAATTATGTCATGCAGATGCTGTGGCAGGGAAAACCTGTGGTCATCTCTTGTCCCATGACCTAG